One window of Leopardus geoffroyi isolate Oge1 chromosome B3, O.geoffroyi_Oge1_pat1.0, whole genome shotgun sequence genomic DNA carries:
- the SIX4 gene encoding homeobox protein SIX4 isoform X2, which produces MIASAADIKQENGMESASEGQEAPREVAGGAAAAAGLSPPAPAPFPLEPGDAAAAAARVSGEEGAAAAAAADQVQLHSELLGRHHHAAAAVAAAAAAQTPLAFSPDHVACVCEALQQGGNLDRLARFLWSLPQSDLLRGNESLLKARALVAFHQGIYPELYSILESHSFESANHPLLQQLWYKARYTEAERARGRPLGAVDKYRLRRKFPLPRTIWDGEETVYCFKEKSRNALKELYKQNRYPSPAEKRHLAKITGLSLTQVSNWFKNRRQRDRNPSETQSKSESDGNPSTEDESSKGHEDLSPHPLSSSSDSVTNLSLSSHMEPVYMQQIGNAKISLSSSGVLLNGSLVPSTSPVFLNGNSFIQGPNGVILNGLNVGNTQTVSLNPPKIASNIVSNGISMSDILGSTSQDVKEFKVLQSSSANSAATTSYSPSAPVSFPGLIPSTEVKREGIQTVASQDGGSVVTFTTPVQINQYGIVQIPNSGANSQFLNGSIGFSPLQLPSVSVAASQGNISVNSSTSDGSTFTSESTTVQQGKVFLSSLAPSAVVYTVPNSGQTIGSVKQEGLERSLVFSQLMPVNQNAQINANLSSENISGSGLHPLASSLVNVSPTHNFSLTPPTLLNPTELNPDIADSQPMSAPVASKSTVTSVSNTNYATLQNCSLITGQDLLSVPMTQGALGEIVPTAEDQVGHPSPAVHQDFVREHRLVLQSVANIKENFLTNSEGKATSNLMMLDSKSKYVLEGMVETVCEDLETDKKELAKLQTVQLDEDMQDL; this is translated from the exons ATG ATCGCAAGTGCGGCGGACATCAAGCAGGAGAATGGGATGGAAAGCGCCTCGGAAGGGCAGGAGGCGCCCCGAGAAGTGGCGGGGggcgcggcggcggcagcggggCTGAGCCCCCCGGCTCCAGCCCCTTTCCCCCTGGAGCCGGGGgacgccgcggccgccgccgccaggGTGAGCGGAGAGGAAGGGGcagcggcggccgcggcggcggatCAGGTACAACTCCACTCGGAACTTCTGGGCAGGCACCACCACGCCGcggccgccgtcgccgccgccgccgccgcgcagACCCCACTGGCCTTCTCGCCCGACCATGTCGCCTGCGTGTGCGAGGCGCTGCAGCAGGGGGGCAACCTGGACCGCCTGGCCCGGTTCCTGTGGTCCCTGCCCCAGAGCGACCtgctacgtggcaatgagagCCTGCTGAAGGCGCGGGCGCTGGTGGCCTTCCACCAGGGCATCTACCCCGAGCTCTACAGCATCCTCGAGAGCCACAGCTTCGAGTCGGCTAACCACCCGCTGCTGCAGCAGCTCTGGTACAAGGCGCGCTACACCGAGGCCGAGCGAGCCCGCGGCCGGCCACTGGGCGCCGTGGACAAGTACCGGCTGCGCAGGAAATTCCCCCTGCCCCGCACCATCTGGGACGGCGAGGAGACGGTGTATTGTTTCAAGGAGAAGTCGCGCAACGCGCTCAAGGAGCTCTACAAGCAGAATCGCTACCCTTCGCCCGCCGAGAAGCGGCACCTGGCCAAGATCACCGGCCTCTCCCTCACCCAGGTCAGCAACTGGTTCAAGAACCGCCGGCAGCGCGATCGGAACCCCTCAGAGACCCAGTCCAAAAG TGAGTCAGATGGCAATCCCAGCACTGAAGATGAATCCAGCAAGGGCCATGAGGACTTGTCTCCTCATCCACTCTCCAGTTCATCGGATAGTGTCACCAACCTCAGCCTTTCCAGTCACATGGAGCCAGTATATATGCAGCAAATTGGAAATGCTAAGATATCATTAAGCTCTTCTGGAGTTTTGTTGAATGGAAGCTTGGTACCAAGTACTTCACCTGTCTTTCTTAATGGTAATTCTTTCATTCAGGGACCCAATGGAGTTATCCTTAATGGATTAAATGTGGGAAATACACAGACAGTGTCACTGAACCCACCAAAAATTGCATCAAACATTGTGAGCAATGGTATATCCATGAGTGACATACTGGGGTCTACCTCCCAGGATGTGAAGGAATTCAAAGTCCTCCAGAGTTCTTCAGCTAACTCCGCAGCCACCACTTCCTACAGCCCCAGTGCCCCTGTGTCATTCCCAGGGCTGATACCCAGCACTGAGGTAAAGAGAGAAGGCATTCAAACAGTGGCTTCCCAAGATGGAGGCTCTGTGGTGACTTTTACTACACCAGTGCAAATTAACCAGTATGGCATTGTCCAGATCCCCAATTCCGGAGCAAACAGCCAGTTCCTTAATGGGAGCATTGGATTCTCTCCACTGCAGCTGCCTTCTGTTTCAGTAGCAGCTTCACAAG gcaacaTTTCAGTAAATTCAAGCACTTCAGATGGGAGCACATTTACAAGTGAGTCCACCACAGTCCAGCAAGGAAAGGTTTTCTTGAGCTCTCTTGCTCCCAGTGCAGTGGTATACACTGTCCCTAATTCAGGCCAGACTATAGGATCTGTTAAACAGGAGGGCTTGGAGAGGAGCCTGGTATTTTCTCAGTTGATGCCTGTCAATCAGAAtgcacaaataaatgcaaatctgTCTTCTGAAAATATCTCGGGGAGTGGCCTCCATCCCCTGGCCTCCTCATTAGTTAATGTATCCCCAACTCACAATTTTTCCCTGACTCCCCCTACCTTGCTAAATCCCACCGAGCTAAACCCTGACATTGCTGATAGCCAGCCAATGTCTGCACCTGTGGCAAGCAAATCTACTGTGACATCTGTCAGCAACACTAACTATGCAACTCTTCAGAACTGCTCCCTTATTACTGGTCAAGATCTATTGTCAGTCCCTATGACCCAGGGCGCCCTTGGGGAAATTGTTCCTACAGCTGAGGACCAGGTGGGTCACCCCTCCCCAGCAGTACACCAGGATTTCGTCAGAGAACATCGTTTAGTTCTGCAATCAGTAGCTAATATAAAAGAGAATTTCTTAACAAATTCTGAGGGCAAAGCCACAAGCAACTTAATGATGCTGGACTCAAAATCCAAGTATGTCCTAGAGGGCATGGTTGAGACTGTCTGTGAAGACctggaaacagacaaaaaagagcTTGCCAAGCTCCAAACCGTCCAATTGGATGAAGATATGCAAGACTTATAa
- the SIX4 gene encoding homeobox protein SIX4 isoform X3, with product MSSSSPTGQIASAADIKQENGMESASEGQEAPREVAGGAAAAAGLSPPAPAPFPLEPGDAAAAAARVSGEEGAAAAAAADQVQLHSELLGRHHHAAAAVAAAAAAQTPLAFSPDHVACVCEALQQGGNLDRLARFLWSLPQSDLLRGNESLLKARALVAFHQGIYPELYSILESHSFESANHPLLQQLWYKARYTEAERARGRPLGAVDKYRLRRKFPLPRTIWDGEETVYCFKEKSRNALKELYKQNRYPSPAEKRHLAKITGLSLTQVSNWFKNRRQRDRNPSETQSKSESDGNPSTEDESSKGHEDLSPHPLSSSSDSVTNLSLSSHMEPVYMQQIGNAKISLSSSGVLLNGSLVPSTSPVFLNGNISVNSSTSDGSTFTSESTTVQQGKVFLSSLAPSAVVYTVPNSGQTIGSVKQEGLERSLVFSQLMPVNQNAQINANLSSENISGSGLHPLASSLVNVSPTHNFSLTPPTLLNPTELNPDIADSQPMSAPVASKSTVTSVSNTNYATLQNCSLITGQDLLSVPMTQGALGEIVPTAEDQVGHPSPAVHQDFVREHRLVLQSVANIKENFLTNSEGKATSNLMMLDSKSKYVLEGMVETVCEDLETDKKELAKLQTVQLDEDMQDL from the exons atgtcctcttcctcccccaccggGCAGATCGCAAGTGCGGCGGACATCAAGCAGGAGAATGGGATGGAAAGCGCCTCGGAAGGGCAGGAGGCGCCCCGAGAAGTGGCGGGGggcgcggcggcggcagcggggCTGAGCCCCCCGGCTCCAGCCCCTTTCCCCCTGGAGCCGGGGgacgccgcggccgccgccgccaggGTGAGCGGAGAGGAAGGGGcagcggcggccgcggcggcggatCAGGTACAACTCCACTCGGAACTTCTGGGCAGGCACCACCACGCCGcggccgccgtcgccgccgccgccgccgcgcagACCCCACTGGCCTTCTCGCCCGACCATGTCGCCTGCGTGTGCGAGGCGCTGCAGCAGGGGGGCAACCTGGACCGCCTGGCCCGGTTCCTGTGGTCCCTGCCCCAGAGCGACCtgctacgtggcaatgagagCCTGCTGAAGGCGCGGGCGCTGGTGGCCTTCCACCAGGGCATCTACCCCGAGCTCTACAGCATCCTCGAGAGCCACAGCTTCGAGTCGGCTAACCACCCGCTGCTGCAGCAGCTCTGGTACAAGGCGCGCTACACCGAGGCCGAGCGAGCCCGCGGCCGGCCACTGGGCGCCGTGGACAAGTACCGGCTGCGCAGGAAATTCCCCCTGCCCCGCACCATCTGGGACGGCGAGGAGACGGTGTATTGTTTCAAGGAGAAGTCGCGCAACGCGCTCAAGGAGCTCTACAAGCAGAATCGCTACCCTTCGCCCGCCGAGAAGCGGCACCTGGCCAAGATCACCGGCCTCTCCCTCACCCAGGTCAGCAACTGGTTCAAGAACCGCCGGCAGCGCGATCGGAACCCCTCAGAGACCCAGTCCAAAAG TGAGTCAGATGGCAATCCCAGCACTGAAGATGAATCCAGCAAGGGCCATGAGGACTTGTCTCCTCATCCACTCTCCAGTTCATCGGATAGTGTCACCAACCTCAGCCTTTCCAGTCACATGGAGCCAGTATATATGCAGCAAATTGGAAATGCTAAGATATCATTAAGCTCTTCTGGAGTTTTGTTGAATGGAAGCTTGGTACCAAGTACTTCACCTGTCTTTCTTAATG gcaacaTTTCAGTAAATTCAAGCACTTCAGATGGGAGCACATTTACAAGTGAGTCCACCACAGTCCAGCAAGGAAAGGTTTTCTTGAGCTCTCTTGCTCCCAGTGCAGTGGTATACACTGTCCCTAATTCAGGCCAGACTATAGGATCTGTTAAACAGGAGGGCTTGGAGAGGAGCCTGGTATTTTCTCAGTTGATGCCTGTCAATCAGAAtgcacaaataaatgcaaatctgTCTTCTGAAAATATCTCGGGGAGTGGCCTCCATCCCCTGGCCTCCTCATTAGTTAATGTATCCCCAACTCACAATTTTTCCCTGACTCCCCCTACCTTGCTAAATCCCACCGAGCTAAACCCTGACATTGCTGATAGCCAGCCAATGTCTGCACCTGTGGCAAGCAAATCTACTGTGACATCTGTCAGCAACACTAACTATGCAACTCTTCAGAACTGCTCCCTTATTACTGGTCAAGATCTATTGTCAGTCCCTATGACCCAGGGCGCCCTTGGGGAAATTGTTCCTACAGCTGAGGACCAGGTGGGTCACCCCTCCCCAGCAGTACACCAGGATTTCGTCAGAGAACATCGTTTAGTTCTGCAATCAGTAGCTAATATAAAAGAGAATTTCTTAACAAATTCTGAGGGCAAAGCCACAAGCAACTTAATGATGCTGGACTCAAAATCCAAGTATGTCCTAGAGGGCATGGTTGAGACTGTCTGTGAAGACctggaaacagacaaaaaagagcTTGCCAAGCTCCAAACCGTCCAATTGGATGAAGATATGCAAGACTTATAa
- the SIX4 gene encoding homeobox protein SIX4 isoform X1: MSSSSPTGQIASAADIKQENGMESASEGQEAPREVAGGAAAAAGLSPPAPAPFPLEPGDAAAAAARVSGEEGAAAAAAADQVQLHSELLGRHHHAAAAVAAAAAAQTPLAFSPDHVACVCEALQQGGNLDRLARFLWSLPQSDLLRGNESLLKARALVAFHQGIYPELYSILESHSFESANHPLLQQLWYKARYTEAERARGRPLGAVDKYRLRRKFPLPRTIWDGEETVYCFKEKSRNALKELYKQNRYPSPAEKRHLAKITGLSLTQVSNWFKNRRQRDRNPSETQSKSESDGNPSTEDESSKGHEDLSPHPLSSSSDSVTNLSLSSHMEPVYMQQIGNAKISLSSSGVLLNGSLVPSTSPVFLNGNSFIQGPNGVILNGLNVGNTQTVSLNPPKIASNIVSNGISMSDILGSTSQDVKEFKVLQSSSANSAATTSYSPSAPVSFPGLIPSTEVKREGIQTVASQDGGSVVTFTTPVQINQYGIVQIPNSGANSQFLNGSIGFSPLQLPSVSVAASQGNISVNSSTSDGSTFTSESTTVQQGKVFLSSLAPSAVVYTVPNSGQTIGSVKQEGLERSLVFSQLMPVNQNAQINANLSSENISGSGLHPLASSLVNVSPTHNFSLTPPTLLNPTELNPDIADSQPMSAPVASKSTVTSVSNTNYATLQNCSLITGQDLLSVPMTQGALGEIVPTAEDQVGHPSPAVHQDFVREHRLVLQSVANIKENFLTNSEGKATSNLMMLDSKSKYVLEGMVETVCEDLETDKKELAKLQTVQLDEDMQDL; this comes from the exons atgtcctcttcctcccccaccggGCAGATCGCAAGTGCGGCGGACATCAAGCAGGAGAATGGGATGGAAAGCGCCTCGGAAGGGCAGGAGGCGCCCCGAGAAGTGGCGGGGggcgcggcggcggcagcggggCTGAGCCCCCCGGCTCCAGCCCCTTTCCCCCTGGAGCCGGGGgacgccgcggccgccgccgccaggGTGAGCGGAGAGGAAGGGGcagcggcggccgcggcggcggatCAGGTACAACTCCACTCGGAACTTCTGGGCAGGCACCACCACGCCGcggccgccgtcgccgccgccgccgccgcgcagACCCCACTGGCCTTCTCGCCCGACCATGTCGCCTGCGTGTGCGAGGCGCTGCAGCAGGGGGGCAACCTGGACCGCCTGGCCCGGTTCCTGTGGTCCCTGCCCCAGAGCGACCtgctacgtggcaatgagagCCTGCTGAAGGCGCGGGCGCTGGTGGCCTTCCACCAGGGCATCTACCCCGAGCTCTACAGCATCCTCGAGAGCCACAGCTTCGAGTCGGCTAACCACCCGCTGCTGCAGCAGCTCTGGTACAAGGCGCGCTACACCGAGGCCGAGCGAGCCCGCGGCCGGCCACTGGGCGCCGTGGACAAGTACCGGCTGCGCAGGAAATTCCCCCTGCCCCGCACCATCTGGGACGGCGAGGAGACGGTGTATTGTTTCAAGGAGAAGTCGCGCAACGCGCTCAAGGAGCTCTACAAGCAGAATCGCTACCCTTCGCCCGCCGAGAAGCGGCACCTGGCCAAGATCACCGGCCTCTCCCTCACCCAGGTCAGCAACTGGTTCAAGAACCGCCGGCAGCGCGATCGGAACCCCTCAGAGACCCAGTCCAAAAG TGAGTCAGATGGCAATCCCAGCACTGAAGATGAATCCAGCAAGGGCCATGAGGACTTGTCTCCTCATCCACTCTCCAGTTCATCGGATAGTGTCACCAACCTCAGCCTTTCCAGTCACATGGAGCCAGTATATATGCAGCAAATTGGAAATGCTAAGATATCATTAAGCTCTTCTGGAGTTTTGTTGAATGGAAGCTTGGTACCAAGTACTTCACCTGTCTTTCTTAATGGTAATTCTTTCATTCAGGGACCCAATGGAGTTATCCTTAATGGATTAAATGTGGGAAATACACAGACAGTGTCACTGAACCCACCAAAAATTGCATCAAACATTGTGAGCAATGGTATATCCATGAGTGACATACTGGGGTCTACCTCCCAGGATGTGAAGGAATTCAAAGTCCTCCAGAGTTCTTCAGCTAACTCCGCAGCCACCACTTCCTACAGCCCCAGTGCCCCTGTGTCATTCCCAGGGCTGATACCCAGCACTGAGGTAAAGAGAGAAGGCATTCAAACAGTGGCTTCCCAAGATGGAGGCTCTGTGGTGACTTTTACTACACCAGTGCAAATTAACCAGTATGGCATTGTCCAGATCCCCAATTCCGGAGCAAACAGCCAGTTCCTTAATGGGAGCATTGGATTCTCTCCACTGCAGCTGCCTTCTGTTTCAGTAGCAGCTTCACAAG gcaacaTTTCAGTAAATTCAAGCACTTCAGATGGGAGCACATTTACAAGTGAGTCCACCACAGTCCAGCAAGGAAAGGTTTTCTTGAGCTCTCTTGCTCCCAGTGCAGTGGTATACACTGTCCCTAATTCAGGCCAGACTATAGGATCTGTTAAACAGGAGGGCTTGGAGAGGAGCCTGGTATTTTCTCAGTTGATGCCTGTCAATCAGAAtgcacaaataaatgcaaatctgTCTTCTGAAAATATCTCGGGGAGTGGCCTCCATCCCCTGGCCTCCTCATTAGTTAATGTATCCCCAACTCACAATTTTTCCCTGACTCCCCCTACCTTGCTAAATCCCACCGAGCTAAACCCTGACATTGCTGATAGCCAGCCAATGTCTGCACCTGTGGCAAGCAAATCTACTGTGACATCTGTCAGCAACACTAACTATGCAACTCTTCAGAACTGCTCCCTTATTACTGGTCAAGATCTATTGTCAGTCCCTATGACCCAGGGCGCCCTTGGGGAAATTGTTCCTACAGCTGAGGACCAGGTGGGTCACCCCTCCCCAGCAGTACACCAGGATTTCGTCAGAGAACATCGTTTAGTTCTGCAATCAGTAGCTAATATAAAAGAGAATTTCTTAACAAATTCTGAGGGCAAAGCCACAAGCAACTTAATGATGCTGGACTCAAAATCCAAGTATGTCCTAGAGGGCATGGTTGAGACTGTCTGTGAAGACctggaaacagacaaaaaagagcTTGCCAAGCTCCAAACCGTCCAATTGGATGAAGATATGCAAGACTTATAa